TTACAACAACGAGCTCAGTTAATTTATGAAGTATATCAATCCAAATATATAAGAAAGCATAGCTCCAGAAATTGAAGAATGGAGCTTCTCTAAAGTATTTTTCGATCAATTGTGACTGGAGATTAAATGATGAGTATCTCAGTCCACATTGGGAAACTCTGTACACATAGGACTTCTATAGGAGAAGAATCGATTGAGTAATGCATGCAAGTAATGAGCATATGGACCTACAGAAAGAGGTTTCTTTGTCAGGTAATGCCAAGAAGCAGTAGTTTTGAATGATGTTAACCGAGTCACGACAAAAGATATTGACCAAGCTCGTTGGTAGGATACAATGAAGTAAGCTAATGACCGAAGCATTCCCCAAAAGGTTTAGCTAGCCGGCTTACAAACGAGTTGCACCTTCTAGGTCCAGGGGTCAATCTTCGCTACTTTCTTCTATATTTGGCCATCCTTGATCAGCCTGTAACTTGACAAACTTGGCCAAAAGCTTGATCTCTTCTTCCTGCAAACGGGCTCCAAATGTGCATTGGCCCCTTGGAGTGCAATTCTCACCAAAGCCCTGCACAGAACCATATGATACTCTATCACTGACCAAGTAGATCTGAGGAAGTAATATTGCAGGAGAAGTAAATAACAGCATGAAACTTACTGGCATTCTTCCCTTGCCATAGTATGTCACattgtaaatctcctcttctGCCTCTACTCCATTTCTGTAGAAGCAACAAGAAGATTTCTTTACTACTTCTGATCTAATATGTTCATTGTGATGGTTAGCCACATTATAATGTCTCAACCTCAAGGCAAGCATGCTTGTTCTCAAGCATGCAAGCAGAGAGCATTAACAAGGGATGCTGATCTTAGGCCAAGCTTATAGATGCTGAGAAACCCAGGCATCATGGATAATAAAGTAATTTATTTACAAGCTTGAGATGAAAAACCATGCAATCTATCACATAATGAGCCAATCTCAAGATCTCTGGCCAACTTTATTCACAAGCATGCATGCTGcaagataaatataataaagttaaaaaggCATGGCTCCTACCATGCATATCACCTGAAGGTTTCAAAAGCGTAATACTTGGTGTGCATCCCCGATACATCAAATGATGAAAATGATAGTGTAGATCCAATAAAAGCGGGAACTCATGAAAGAGTTAGAAATCAGGAAAATCAGTAATATAGAATGACAGTGAGATGTGGAATTTCAAATCAGTAACGGCAGATATACAAAATAACAGTGACATGCGGAAAATGAGAATATACTCTTGGGTGGACATTACATAAAAGGAAGATTACCTCTGAAGATCTTTTGTAAAAAGTGTTGCACCCTgggaagatcaagagaaaattAAAGAAGCGATGGATTTAGAAGGATAACTATTTGGATCACAGTAGTAAAGGGATTCTTACAGGTTGGATTATATTTCCGCCTCCAACATGACAGCCAATGCAGGCTCGACGAAACAATGAAGCTCCTCTTTGCACATCTATGGTTTGTCCTAGTGAAACTGCGCCAGGAAAGAAGGTTTTGAGAAACCCAGTAAAAGATGGAATCTAAGCTATTATGTTTGGATAAAATAGAAGGTAAAAAAAGGTCCCAAAATGCAAGTAGCACGTGCTTTGTTCCACAGATGGAAAGATATGGAGTAAAGAAGCTTGTAAATTTTTCAGTTTAGACTTTAGAGGGCATGCACAGTGTCTAAATAATTTCCTATAAGAAAAGCTGTAACCATTATCAACAGTGAAAATAACTAAACACACGCAAATATGTGtgtatacatgcatacatacatattcATATACACATACTTTCATCTTTCATACAAACCTATCAATGGAGGGCAGTAGATGCAATGAGAACATATTGTATGCAGTGGTGctaaaacaatattatatacagtacGTGGAAGTTCACTTATCAGCAGATTATATTCATAGAATTCAGTATCTGAATTATGGGTGAATTTCACAGAGACACGAAAAAACAACGAGTTAATAAAAAGCATGTTGTaaaattctattttctttcaGTCAAAAACAGAATTCTTAGCCAAGATTGCAAAGAAACTTGtaggaaaatagaaaaaaagtaaTTGAAGAATAAGAAAGAACACAAGAGAATTCGATCCTAATGATCTACATCCACGACAGGAACAGTCTAGAGTCTTTCTCATTCGTGATCAGAAAAGTAAAGCTTGTGAGATTACAAGAACACTCTTCCACTCTCTCTTAGATTCTTGAAGAATCTGATCTACAGAAAATATACTCTCTCTAATCTCTCCTGTACTTGGTATCAtgtattactaaagaaaaataacttcTCAAAGTTATAGAGCCTGATAGTTATACAAATGTATGGTTACACAAAATTACCCTGCAGCCCTCCGCctcaaagtaatcttggttacCCGAATCTTGATTCTTGGCTGCAAGATTTTAATCCATTCTGTCATATGCAAGGATCTAATTGGTTGACATTTATTTAACAAAGCAACTGCTGAAAACGCTTCACAGACACATAAACAAGCAGGTGGAGTGCAGAACGGTAACgtaaaagaaaaacagataCTAGAATAATTGATGCAGAACCGGAGTAAAGAAAATAGATGATAAGCTTATGACGGCATCTCACTAACAAGTTGTTGGAGTCATATCAACAATTTTCGGAAAAGGGGAGTCTCACTCTCCTTCACTAAGGATCAAATGAACATACCTTACAAGCCATATATCCAAGGCCCAAGAGGCTTATATATTCGATAAGAATAAAAGACTCCTAGTATAATCAAATACTAAACAggctttaaaaaaatagagggcATAATGGGTCTCCCGCCGGAAAGGACTAAATTCCGTGGCCCCAGACATTTGCCTGTCTCTCTGAAATCCACCACCACCAAGAATTCGGGGCTAAGAATTCAAGAACTCATTATCAGTGTGTTACACAACTTAAATCCACATAATTTATCAGTTCCCAGCCAAAGGAGATATCCATTACCGTACTAACACATTCTATTTTGTATGCCATTTAGACCAatcaaaagaattttgaatgcTTTATTTTACTGTTTTTGCTGGGGCTTTGCCcaatcttatatattttttttaattttttcttgctTCTGATTGTTggaattcatatatatttcttccagcatcattttttgcattttattaTTGTGGGtattaatcaaaattaaacaagGTGGTATCTTACTAGAGAGGCCAGACTCCAGAAGATGTGGCGTTGAGGCATTTGAGAGAAACGAAGGGGCATTAAATTATTAGTAAAAAGGGAGGCCTCGAGGGACAAACACGTGCCATGAATAGTATGATGGTTACCTGGGGTATTGCAGAGTGGAGATAAGGTAACGATTGCAGCCATTAGAGGTGGAACCAAGCTCTTGAAATACTTCAACTGATGCTGCTTTTTCGGAACTGGGTTCTGTACTTCTTTCTTCACATTTACCTGCGCAACATTTTCAATATTGAGCAACGTGCAATGTTCATAACAAATTCAAGGAGATACACAGCAACAGGGACAAACCTGTGCTGAGAGTGAATTGACACCATTGTTGCAGCTCGTGGAGACAGAGATCGAAGATAAAAGCTGCATCTCACTCACTTCCTCCACCTCTGACCGCCGAGGAAGAAGAACAGCAGGGGAGTGTTTGGTCAGTACACGAGCATAATCCAGCCCTGTTAAATATGGCCGGTTGCTAGACTGACCAATCAATTTTCGTAAAGGAGAAGGGAAATGCTTTGGCCACGTGGCTCcggctggtttttttttttttaatgattaagaaaaattatttaatattattataaattttttaaaaatatttaaaagtattaaaaaataatttaaaaaaataaaccaaaaaaatatatatatatattttaagccTAGTAGTAGGCTGGTAGCTACTAGCGCACCGAGAAATGCTTcaacaaattaaattcataaattaatattatttaatatgatatatattatattataaaattatttttaataatttataaatttatttttataaaatctctttataattattataattctcataattttttaaaaagtatttttttcatataaattaaaaagtattgttAGACATAAACAAGTCTCCCTcgtattcttttataaaaataaatgattctcactaaattattattttttttatatttttaaacgttgagtctataaatagaatttatttatttaaaatttatattaacaaaaatcAATCTAAAAGCCAAAAGGTAGAAAATTGTGATCGCGAGCACAGCTTTAgtctaacattattttttattaaaattaacttTGGTATCATTGGTAATAAATTGTGGCTTATACTTAAAAATATAGCTGatgatataattattatttttttaaaattattataaagagtgttgcccagatgactaacacaagaggggggatgaattgagttgtattaaaaaaaataacaattataaatcaaatatataatataaaatataaaaaaaaatatgaaataacaataaatataaagagtaggggtaagagagaagtaaactcagtatgttaacgaggttcggccccactgcctacgtcctcgcctcaagctaccccttgaagatttccaaattcactattcaacctcctttaggtggagatagaaatctattacacttttgaacaacaccgctacaaaggatccgtgtagaacaccctctacacttgcaatcaccttacacgtggtgattcaactattccccgtgtagaatactttctacacacacaagggttatacacaccatttttctgatacaagagctgatagtaggtaggttatcagaaaacactccttaatgagtgaaataagaacaatacagcacaaactatatctctcaaaatgaacaaggattaaggctcaatgcttagagaagagagaatgaaagttttgaatgaatgttgtatgctcttggtgttgtcaatgtgaagctctcaaatgatctatttataggcatatgagacttcatattcaaatttaaaaagattcacatgtcaaagacaacatcattcactttttcaaaaaattcaaataaaaagttcttctttttcaattgtcaaagacaacatcattcactttttcaaaaaaaaatcaaacctaatcttttacttttggcatatgacaaaatgagcacactttcattttcaaaaaattcaaacctaatcttttactttttgtatatgacaaaatgagcacactttacttttcaaatttttcaaacaaaatcatctaccttttgtataagtctaaaagagcatcaatcacgtttgaaaaaattcaaataaaacatgcacatatgaaagatgacaatcaatcatctttaatattttcaaagttcaaccctttaattaaggcatgcacatgcaaaatatgacaatcaatcatttttcaaaattttcaaatttaattttcaaaaatattcatgcacatgtggaaaatgtattttaatgctttatgataaaatattaattttgagcattaatcctaatttcgaattttgaagagatttacaacattactctataattttaatgtgaacttgtccccttcttgctcatgtttgtttccttgacgtgcttgactccattgtgtagacaacttgagcttgagacttctttattctttgaattcatttgttatcatcaaaatccatgtgtaaatatataattacactaaacttgaaatcttgggttcaacaatctcccactttttgatgatgagaaatacttgatagaacctgaaacctgtattaatacttaagctccccctaagaatgtgcgttagtttttcaaacaaaagtataaatataattccaatcatatataacaagtttagcaatttaaacaatgttaatgttctagtctaaaacttctcccccttttggcatcattaaaaaggatccacaacaagtaaatggacttgaagaaaatggtgcgttagtagacactgtagataaaaaataaataaataaatttcatccgtccgtgacccgacaagtgcggctggagatttgaaaaaaatgcctgatgttgttgacaaacgagattgaaggctccgagtttctaaaaatgtcattttcaccgattaggaaaaaaatacattactctttgacttggatgatagcttgtcttattctttatgctatctctataaaatcagtcctgaaattcatccaatccgcatcaagttttcttctcgtctttataactcatctgcattccttcaacattctcgttttaagccttctattcttttatcaatggctcattcttctaacatttctctagatccatccatgaggcattttgcatctcaacctcctattctttctgcagctaccattggtgccatgttgcagcaagaaaataataatctgactaataagtcagattctgatgctatttatgacttggtgagtcttgggactcgctactcttcctctattgttgttttttctcagcggctacaagccaaaaatcacgaagttgaaaagctcaaagaacaaattgttgtacttcaacgaattgttcaagagtctcacacaagggaatgaatcattcggcagaagaataaacagttgaaatctttattagattcttcattctgcttgccggttcccatggatacgaatgacatgatattgtatgaagagaataagcgtctcaaacatgaggctaagaatctcaagtttatgtaaaagtatttaaaaaatctatctctatttttattaactctggtctatcttttaagagatattcatagcatgcatcatacctatttctcttctgatcatacataatctatcttctggtaaaggttttgtgaaaatatctgctaactgatcgtgtgtgtttgtgaactctaatattatatcgcctttttgcacatgatctcgaagaaaatgataccttatttcaatatgcttagttctagaatgttgtattgggttctttgaaagatttataacacttgtattatcacatttgattggaatatgattatacataagtttaaaatcttcaagttgttgcttcatcaagagaacttgagcacaacaactacccgcagcaacatattctgcctcagcagtagatagtgcaacagaattttattttttactaaaccaggaaactagtgcatgacctaagaaatgacatgctccactagtgctttttcgatctattttacagccagcataatctgcatctgtgttactgattagatcgaaatatgtgtgcttagggtaccataaccctaggttaattgtaccactaagatatctaaaaatgcgcttaactacaattaaatgtgattcttttggagatgattgaaagcgtgcacataagcacacactaaacataatatctggtctactggctgttaaatataataaactaccaatcatacctcgatatattttcgagtcaactggcttaccagattcatttttatcaagtttagttgatgggctcattggtgttccaatttccttagcattttccatcccaaacttcttcagtaattccttaatatattttgattgattgatgaatgtcccactttttgtttgcttaatttgtaatccgagaaagaatgtaagttctcccatcatgctcatctcaaattcttcctgcatagtcttagcaaaaacttgacacatattttcattagtagcaccgaatattatatcatcaatataaatctgaatcaaaagaatatcatcattttcatatttaatgaaaagagttgtgtcgatttttcctcttgaaaaacctttttcaatcaagaaaccactgagtctctcgtaccaagctctaggagcttgtttaagtctatataatgcttttgtgagtttgaaaacatgatttggggaaatatgattttcaaaacctggagttTGGTTAACATAtaccttttcatttataaaaccatttaagaaagcacttttaacatccatttgaaaaagtttgaaatcttttataacaagcatatgcaagtagcattcgaatagcttctaatcttgcgacaggtgcatatgtctcatcataatcgattccttcttcttgattaaaaccttgtgtaacagcccgctagaaattcaattgtgaaatttctattaactttaagaacctcgtgaaaatctcataagttttcacgaatccattaatcgtataggtttttgtctaactatatagttagtgttattatttactatggtatcataagtgtatttttgattattggagatagttagaagtgtcaaaatgtattatggtttgtgccattagactcggagggttatttaaagtcttatgacgcaataacattttttcatattttcggacaaaacgtctattcaaaactgtagatattattggataaaaagaaatatcttgaagtaattttcgtgaatattattgggtaaaaatattttgagttgatagatattattagataaaaatatcttaagttgatttttttttagatattattggatagaatattataagataatcatttatagattttttttaggtaggagaaaactacactcaactctcaactccagtctcatctcttccatatctcatccataagtatctccagccacctctccccacgaaattatcttcatttacactttccattgaaagaatatcaaacactctctctcggacagcttttaggaggtcttttgtacacccatttcaaagcttttgtaagtgttttatcataaagtctccttcatataagttgttccttttttagtctagtttacatggatatcttatttgtcccatttgaaaatcatttggtcagtcaaatattgtgtaaactatagaaaggtcattctgggagataaactggagaatatgttatagtttggagtttttaaccaagctaatggatagatattgatccaaaatttttatggagtattgttaacatgtatatgtgactattggttgaggatttttgcatgattaaaggttttgatgaaagattttcttagatttagaaacttagaaactggaagaagaaaaacagtttctgttttgagaaagtttaactctttggtggtctaaacctattctaatgactttaataattttattggaggatcttaagtatcttatatacatgttatattattattttgaaaatatttgatgttagtgtcaaatatatgaaattttatgcaaagagatattcaaataagccaaagtgtggatattcttggctaaatttatgttttggttaatttctaaccatgtgatgttaaattagaagcttatatatgttttagtacatctttttaaaccatgtgatggtttagtttgaagatcatatatttatttataagtcataaatcaagaaatttatcaaaactagttgaggaaaaagtttctgtttttggactaagtgtaaaaccaaaaactccaaatattattttgtgattttggtgactttagtttgatgatttaaagcatggttgatgttaggatgatattatgaatatgttagaagtaagatttgatttttgaaattcttggagatgttttgatttaaggtcaaaacttgtgattcaagtgcttggatctttttacaaaaaagtttgatgttaattattagctttttctaaatggatgttttaaatatggttttgaacttaggattggaa
This sequence is a window from Carya illinoinensis cultivar Pawnee chromosome 9, C.illinoinensisPawnee_v1, whole genome shotgun sequence. Protein-coding genes within it:
- the LOC122277740 gene encoding cytochrome c6, chloroplastic, whose product is MQLLSSISVSTSCNNGVNSLSAQVNVKKEVQNPVPKKQHQLKYFKSLVPPLMAAIVTLSPLCNTPVSLGQTIDVQRGASLFRRACIGCHVGGGNIIQPGATLFTKDLQRNGVEAEEEIYNVTYYGKGRMPGFGENCTPRGQCTFGARLQEEEIKLLAKFVKLQADQGWPNIEESSED